The following proteins come from a genomic window of Melospiza georgiana isolate bMelGeo1 chromosome 3, bMelGeo1.pri, whole genome shotgun sequence:
- the SNX17 gene encoding sorting nexin-17, translating to MHFSIPETETRAGDGGAPAYVAYNIHVNGVLHCRVRYSQLLGLHEQLRKEYGANVVPAFPPKKIFTLTPAEVEQRREQLEKYMQAVRQDPTLGGSETFNSFLRKAQQETQQIPTEEVLLEVLLSNGQKVKVTILTSDQTEDVLEAVASKLDLPDDLVGYFSLFLVRETKDGAFSFVRKLQEFELPYVSVTSLHNPEFQIILRKSYWDSAYDDDVMEHRVGLNLLYAQTVSDIEHGWILVNKEQHRQLKSLQEKVSKKEFIRLAQTLKYYGYLKFDPCVTDFPEKGCHVVVSAGNNELNFQVRLPNEQIKEGSFKVTRMRCWRVTSSVPMNNGPSGSSPGKSEVKLELAFEYLMSKDRLQWVTITSPQAIMLSICLQSMVDELMVKKSGGSIRKMFRRRVNGALRRSDSQQAVKSPPLLDSPDASWEPMAKLSSKLTSVSLRGISHSSSANDVGANDFHGNYAFEGIGDEDL from the exons ATGCACTTCTCCATTCCCGAGACCGAGACCCGCGCCGGGGACGGCGGCGCCCCCGCCTACGTG gccTACAACATCCACGTGAACGGGGTGCTGCACTGCCGGGTGCGCTACAGCCAGCTCCTGGGCCTGCACGAGCAG CTGAGGAAGGAGTATGGCGCCAACGTGGTCCCAGCCTTCCCCCCAAAGAAGATCTTCACGCTCACCCCAGCAGAGGTAGAGCAGCGCcgggagcagctggagaagtACATGCAGGCCG TGCGGCAGGACCCGACGCTGGGCGGCAGCGAGACCTTCAACAGCTTCCTGCGCAAGGCCCAGCAG GAGACGCAGCAGATCCCCACggaggaggtgctgctggaggtgctgctctCCAACGGGCAGAAGGTCAAGGTCACCATCCTGACGTCGGACCAGACAGAGGATGTCCTCGAG GCTGTGGCCTCCAAGCTGGATCTGCCGGATGACCTGGTTGGCTACTTCAGCCTCTTCCTAGTGAGGGAGACCAAGGATGGAGCTTTCTCCT TTGTGAGGAAGCTGCAGGAGTTTGAGCTGCCCTACGTGTCAGTGACCAGCCTGCACAACCCCGAGTTCCAGATCATCCTGCGCAAGAG CTACTGGGACTCAGCCTATGACGACGATGTGATGGAGCACCGTGTGGGGCTGAACCTGCTGTATGCACAG acgGTGTCAGACATCGAACACGGGTGGATCCTTGTCAACAAGGAGCAGCACCGGCAGCTGAAGTCCCTGCAGGAGAAGGTCTCCAAGAAGGAG ttCATCCGCCTGGCGCAGACCCTCAAGTACTACGGCTATCTCAAGTTCGACCCCTGTGTCACGGATTTCCCTGAGAAGGGCTGCCACGTCGTGGTCAGCGCAGGCAACAACGAGCTCAACTTCCAGGTGCGGCTGCCCAACGAGCAGATCAAGGAGGGCAGCTTCAAGGTCACTCGCATGCGGTGCTGGCGGGTCACATCCTCG gtgcccaTGAACAATGGCCCTTCggggagcagcccaggcaaGTCCGAGGTGAAGCTGGAGCTGGCTTTTGAGTACCTGATGAGCAAGGACCGGCTGCAGTGGGTCACCATCACCAGCCCACAG GCCATCATGCTGAGCATCTGCTTGCAGTCCATGGTGGATGAGCTGATGGTGAAAAAATCTGGAGGCAGCATCCGCAAg atgtTCCGGCGGCGCGTGAACGGGGCCCTGCGGCGCTCGGACAGCCAGCAAGCCGTGAAGTCACCCCCGCTGCTG GACTCACCTGACGCCTCCTGGGAGCCCATGGCCAAACTCTCG AGCAAGCTCACTTCTGTCAGCCTGCGTGGGATCAGCCACTCCAGCTCTGCTAACGACGTGGGCGCTAACGACTTCCATGGCAATTACGCCTTTGAGGGCATTGGCGATGAGGATCTGTAG